Genomic window (Dictyoglomus sp. NZ13-RE01):
GGTAAAGTGCCAAGTTGTGGCACTCAACAACTTAACATAAGAACGATTATCGGAAGTTGAAAGAGAACAAGGAAAAATCTTGCTTCTAATTGGGGTATGGGGTTTTAAAAAGTTATTTGTGAGGGCTTTTTATAGCTCTTGGCTCATGCAAAAAATTAAAAAACTTCTGGGTATAAAAACTAACTTGTAAAATTTTACGTTAATATTAACGCACTTGTAAAACTTAGTAGTTTGCTTACTTCTCTTAGTTAGCTTTGTTAATAATTAACGTTAATAAAGTTAAATCCTTGTTTTAGCTCTCTTTAATTTTTTTTGAAAATTTGAGAAAAAAAGAGAAAAAACGAGGTTTTAAAAGAAAAATTAAGGATATGGCGAAAAAACATCTCTAATCAGAATTGACGTTTTTATTAGTAAAAAATAAGTTAAAAAGCAGAGAGGTGTCAGGGGAAAAAAATAAGGAGGTGCTTAAAATGAAAAAAAATAGAGAGCTGAATATAGATATGTGGGATCTATTTGAGGAAGAGTTTTATCTTCCTAAAGAAGTAGCAGAAAAGCTAAGAGTTTCTCTTAGAACAGTTCAAAGATGGTTGGAAGAAGAAAAAATAAAAGGAATAAAGGTAGGTGGTGTATGGCGAATTCCAGAAAGTTCACTAAAGGAATTCCTGAGACAACAATAAAAAAACCCTCTTGTGCTGGTGGGGCGAGCACAAGAGGGGACAATCTCAAACGAAAAATTATGTGAAAGGGGGATTTCCGAATTGGCTGTCTACGTTAATTCTACATCTATAAGGAACTACATTCAAGAGCTTAGCCAAAAAATTTTCAGAAAAAACATAATTATATTTCCTCTGGTAGGTTA
Coding sequences:
- a CDS encoding DNA-binding protein — protein: MWDLFEEEFYLPKEVAEKLRVSLRTVQRWLEEEKIKGIKVGGVWRIPESSLKEFLRQQ